Part of the Streptomyces sp. NBC_00457 genome, TCTTCTCCTGCGCCTTGACCTCGGTGAACGAGATGTCGTTCGCGATCATGTCGAAGACCTGGGGCGCCTTCGCCTCGTCGACGACGACCGTCGCCTTGACCACCTCGGCGGGGTTGTCCTTCACCGGGATCGTGGCGAAGGTGATGTTCTTCGTCGGCACCTTCTTCAGCTCCAGGGCGATGTCCTTGAGCGTGTTGACGTTGCCGATCGGCTCGTCCACGGTCAGCGCCTTGGTGGCGGCCTCGGCCAGCTTCAGCAGCTTGGCGGGGTTGGTGAGGGTGTTGCCGGAGGACATCTTGCGCATCAGCGAGCCCAGGAACTGCTGCTGCACCTTGATGCGGTCCAGGTCGCCGCTGTTGCCGAAGCTCTTGCGGGTACGGAGGAAGGCGAGGGCCCGCTCGCCCTCGACCGTCGACGTGCCGGCGGGCAGCACCAGCTTCGACTGCTTGTCGTTGACGGCGTCCTCCACACAGACCTCGACGCCGTCCACGGCCGCGGTCAGCGTCTTCACCGCGTTGAAGTCGGCCATCATGAAGTGGTTCGGCTGTATACCGGTGGCCGCCTTCACGGTGCGCATGGTGCAGCCCGCGTCCCGGCCGCTCTCACCGAGACTCGCGTTGAAGCGGACGCCTTGCGTTCCCGGAATCACCGTCTCGGTGCCGTCCTCCTTCGTCGTCGGACAGTCCGGGACGTCGACGATCAGGTCGCGCGGGATGCTCAGCGCGGTCGCGTTCGAGCGGTCCTTGGAGACGTGCAGCAGGATCGTGGTGTCGGCGTGCCCGACGTTGCCGGTGTCGCCGTAGCCCTCGTTGCCCTCACCGGTCCGCTTGTCGGTGCCGATGATGAGGATGTTGAAGGCCTCGTCCTTGCTGAAGTTGCTGGCGCCCGCGTCGCCGACGTCCGTCGTGGCGACGTTGCCTTCCAGGTGCTTGAGGTAGAGGTATCCGCCACCGGCCAGGGCGACCAGGACGAACGCCATGGTGCCGCCGGTCCACAGCACGGCCTTCTTCGCCTTCGACTTCTGCTGTTTCGCCGGCCGGCGCCCGCGCCGCCCGGGCAGCGGCTCCTCGGGCGGGACCCCGCGGCGCCCCCGCTGCGGCGGGATGTCGCGGCCGGGGGCCTTGGGGGACGTACGGCTTCGGGGAGCACCCGTGCCTGTCTCGGCGGCTGGTCTGCGGGGCCGGGGAACCGCCGACTGCGGAGCGGAAGGGCTCAATCGCAGTTCGTATTCACCGGTGTTCGGATTGAGTACCCACTGGTCTGCGGGATCGATGTCGTCCCCCCGCCCACGGCCTTGCGCGTCCACGGTTGTCCGAAACCTCCGTCAGGGCCACGCGGCGCTCTCCCCCCGGAAAGCGCACGGGTGTTGGTCAACACAGTGCTCGACCCCCAGGACAGATTTCGTGGCCGGGGATCACTGAATCGCTCACACTATCCGCCCAGTTGGGCATCGAGCGCGGCAGTGACAAACTCCACGACCCTACAACCGGTCATTCCACCCCATTTCCCTGAAAGCGAGTTCCCTGTCCTGGTGTGCGAGTCCCCCCTGAGCCTTCAGTACGTACGAAGAGCGCGCAGCGTTCGAATCACCAGCGGTAGGGCGCGTACACATCCATGCACTGCTTGGCGTCCGAGCCGTTGATTTCATCGGAGTTGCCCGGCAGATCCCCCGCCTTGGGCGCCGACTGCTTCGGATACGCGGTGCCCGTGCGCCAGTCGCCGCCGACATCGACCGTGACACCGGAGACGTCGGTCGACTTCTTCACCGAACTCAGGGGAATTCCCAGGGACTTGGCGACAGCATGGGCGTCACCCCGCAACTCGGCGCTCGGGTAGCGCACGACCGTACGGTCCTCGGAGAGCGTCGCCGAGGTGTCCGCCGTGGCCTTGGTGAAGCCCTTGGACGCGAGGGCCTGGGCGACCGCGCCGGCGCGACCGGAGACCGGGGCGGCGGTGGAGGACTGCGTGGCGTTCCGCACCAGGACGCCGACCGCGGCCTTGTTCACAGCGGGGGCAGGCTGCTCCTCGCTCGCCGGCTTCTTCTGCTGCGCCTTGCCGCCCTTGTCGTCGAAGGGCACGTCGTCCCGGAGCATCGACCAGATCTTCTCGGCGGCGGCGCCGTCCGGCACCAGGTGGTCGCTGTTCTGGGAGTCGGGGACCGTGGGCAGGGTCGTCATGGTGATGCGGTCGGTGGGCACCGTCCTGAGCTGGGTGCCCAGGTCGTAGAGCTGCTTGACGGTGCCGATCTCCTGGGAGACTGTCAGGGACTTCGTGGCCGCCTCGGCCAGGTCCATCAGCCGGCCGGTGTCGCTGAAGACGTTCTGCTGCTTGAGGGTGCGGAGCATCGAGTTCAGGTACATGTGCTGGGCCCGCGCCCGCAACGGGTCGCTGCCCCAGGCGTGCCGGGTGCGCAGCCACTGGAGCGCCTGCTTGCCCTCGACCTTCTTGCGGCCGGCCGTCAGCTTCAGACCGGAGCCGCCGGGCACATTCGGCAGCGGACGGTCCCACACGTTCTGCTTCACGCACACCTCGACGCCGCCGATGGCGTCCGCCATGCTCACCACGCCCGCGAAGTCGATGGTCATCCAGTGGTCGATGTAGACCCCGGTGAGGTTCTGCCAGGTGGCCAGCGTGCAGCCGGCTCCGCCACGGGCCAGCGACTCGTTGATGATCGTGTCGGTGGGCGGAAACGTCTTGCCGGTGTCGGGGTCCTCGCACTCGGGGATGTCGACCCGGGTGTCCCGGGGAATGCTCACCACGGCCGCGCTCTTGCGGTCCGCGGACAGGTGGATGAGCATCTGCACATCGCCGAGCGGCGGGTTGCCGCGGTTGTCCCGGCTGCCGCCCAGCGCCACGTTCTCGTCGGAGTTACGGCTGTCGGAGCCGATCATCAGGATGTTCAGCGGGGTCTGCCCGGCGGCGTTCGGCGCGGCCTTGCCCACCTTGGAGTCGCCGCTGGCGCGCTCGCCCTTC contains:
- a CDS encoding LCP family protein, translating into MDAQGRGRGDDIDPADQWVLNPNTGEYELRLSPSAPQSAVPRPRRPAAETGTGAPRSRTSPKAPGRDIPPQRGRRGVPPEEPLPGRRGRRPAKQQKSKAKKAVLWTGGTMAFVLVALAGGGYLYLKHLEGNVATTDVGDAGASNFSKDEAFNILIIGTDKRTGEGNEGYGDTGNVGHADTTILLHVSKDRSNATALSIPRDLIVDVPDCPTTKEDGTETVIPGTQGVRFNASLGESGRDAGCTMRTVKAATGIQPNHFMMADFNAVKTLTAAVDGVEVCVEDAVNDKQSKLVLPAGTSTVEGERALAFLRTRKSFGNSGDLDRIKVQQQFLGSLMRKMSSGNTLTNPAKLLKLAEAATKALTVDEPIGNVNTLKDIALELKKVPTKNITFATIPVKDNPAEVVKATVVVDEAKAPQVFDMIANDISFTEVKAQEKKEKAEVAARLKGTKAAASEVRVRILNGGAAAGSAQAELAYLQTEAGVTKSENAGNAEATQAKTTLEYAPDQADQARRLADIMGLSGSAMKPGQSVDNAQGLPTMTLILGKDFKGAGVKLNSASAATPDVDKSTADKVQCAS
- a CDS encoding LCP family protein; amino-acid sequence: MTLSVEEKEGAPFGHRRRPRRKHRVLRWSATTLSVLILGTAGAGYLYYQHLNDNIVKGERASGDSKVGKAAPNAAGQTPLNILMIGSDSRNSDENVALGGSRDNRGNPPLGDVQMLIHLSADRKSAAVVSIPRDTRVDIPECEDPDTGKTFPPTDTIINESLARGGAGCTLATWQNLTGVYIDHWMTIDFAGVVSMADAIGGVEVCVKQNVWDRPLPNVPGGSGLKLTAGRKKVEGKQALQWLRTRHAWGSDPLRARAQHMYLNSMLRTLKQQNVFSDTGRLMDLAEAATKSLTVSQEIGTVKQLYDLGTQLRTVPTDRITMTTLPTVPDSQNSDHLVPDGAAAEKIWSMLRDDVPFDDKGGKAQQKKPASEEQPAPAVNKAAVGVLVRNATQSSTAAPVSGRAGAVAQALASKGFTKATADTSATLSEDRTVVRYPSAELRGDAHAVAKSLGIPLSSVKKSTDVSGVTVDVGGDWRTGTAYPKQSAPKAGDLPGNSDEINGSDAKQCMDVYAPYRW